The genome window TCTCCTCGCCACCGTCACGTCCAGGTGTGTCCAATGTAGATTCCCAGTTGGGAAATGTGAGCCGGCGCCAAAACATTGATGGCTCCTTCAAGCTTGTCGTCGTCTACAAGGCCTCACCGACCTCTTTGACtgcctctcctgctcctcctcctcctcctcctcctcctcctcctcctcctcctcacccctgCTCCCCCTTTCACtctcctcactctcactctcttccttcttgtcctcaccgccatcacccGCCCCAGCACCACTCAAATaactcccccccccatccatcagctgcccttccccaacccaccccgcctccacagcaaacctcaccacctcccccgcccccccaaagctcatcacctccctcggctGCCCAGGATCAAGATGaaccctcaactccctcgtctcctcctcccaccccctcagcACTTTTGCCTCCCCCCTAAAATtctccaccatccacccatAGATATAATCCAACCACAGCACATTGGTATAAGGATAATACCCCCCCCAATCAACCCTCCTCTtactccccttcctcctcttcaccgcTCCCGCCGGCAACTCATAAGCCGTAGTATGATACTTGGGCCCCAAAATACCCCTATCCCCCCTCAGCAAAaaactcctcatccccctaTAAACCTCACACTGCGGCGCGTGCTCGCTCGTGAAAATGCTCAAGTCCTTTTCCAAATCCATAAACACTTTCCCCCCTGGACGGTCCGGATCCGAAGCCCGCGAGAGGCCGTAATCCAGTATCGTGACCTCTAAGCCAGAGTTGTTGAATCTATACCCTGACCCTGGCGACAGAGGGGGACGGGCCTGCCTCACACATAAATTCCCCTCGTGAAGATCCCTATGCTCAAACTCAATCAAATCTTCTGCTCTGGCAAGCGCAATCGCAGTGTGAAGGAAAATATCCCATAGCTGTTCTGAAGTCGTAATCTCAAAATCCTCCAGCGCCGTGCCCGCATCACCTAgctcgacgacgaggaaTCTGGTTTCGTCGAGGTACCTGCTTGGGGAGGGGTACCACTGCAGCCGGTCGGgatcttttctcttctcccgACGATAAAAGGCTTGGTGGGTTTCGAGGAGTGATCTGGGGGCTTTGCCCTGGGCGATGTAGCGTTCTTTGTAGATTACAAACCCGGGTATGTCGGCTAGCCGTTCGGATATCTGGAGCTCGCCGAGCATGTCCTCGTCGGTGTGGGGTTCTTCGTCTACCAGACCCGAGCGGGACTGGGCtttggtttggggtttgatgggggagtcgaggcggatgactttgatgatggaggtgccGAGGGTGTTGGTTATGCGGTAGACTTCTGCGTAGGAGGCCTCGGCGATTTTCTCgatggtgttggagggggggcagaTTTCGGACCAGGTGAGGGTGCGgagggttgatgaggtggaggaggtgtcgGAGTGGAAGGTTgagtcttcttcttctgagTAGGGCTGTGATGGTTTTTGTGGTAGACGACCGGGGACTGGTTCGTCTTTTGGTACGGGGGTTGGTGCTATTCTTCgtcttgggggaggagattgtggttgcttgggtgttgatggctgctgttcggggggtggtggtggcggtggtgatgacggtggggttggtgttgttgaagggATCTCCTCATTGTCTTGAATTACCACTTTCTCGTCGAGTGTCACCGATACCAGCTGTTTTGTGATCCGAGTGACCTCATGTGATTCGACTTCCACCTTGGCCTTTCTCGTCGTGGGCGGGCTTGTTGGTAATGCTTCAAACAACTGCTCAgccctcgtcttcctctcGGATTTGCCATATTTCCGAAGTGTGGTGGTGCGTGACATTGTTCTTTTTGATATTGGAACCGTTGTATAGATTCGTAAAGCACCTTGATGGTTCGTGGTTAAAAGTCGGGCTTCAGCCTTGTCATTCGTCTATGTGCTGTGGAGGGTTGCTAAGGGCAACCGAGATGGGAGACCCTTGCCCCACCAGATCTCCCACTTTGCTGATGCCTGTCTCActctgggaggggggcatgAGGGGCATCATGGAAGTGGTCGTCTTGCTCTGCCATATCTTGGACCTTTCAGACCTTCAAAGAACCGCTGAGATATGTCAGAAAGCGTTCATCTTGTAATTCAGGATTGAGTCCAAATGCCCAGAGGTTGATAAAAGCGATAAGCATAGCTCGATAGCGCCATCCAGCGTTGAATTGACGTCCGTGCTTCCTGCAGGGTGCCCCACATTCAATTCCCAATTGCACACGTCAGGGGATTTGTCAGGCCTTGGGGTGCGACACGAACTTCTTGCTTCGACGCAACCTCACCCAAATCGCCGACCACCGCACGCGACAAGCCATGGCGAACGTTATTGGAAACCTCTTTGGAGGCCAGAAGCCATTGAACCCCGACCCTGTCAAGGGCGGTGATTCCGGTGAGTCCATCAGTATCCATTGCGCGCACATGCCCGAGATGGAAACCGTGGCCGTTACTCTAGACAGCAGCTAACGGTCTCCCAAAGACTTTGCAGACTTTAAGGAGGGCGCCGAGCCATCTCCAATTCCCTTTACTCCCGTCTCCAACACCCTGACTGGAGCCCAGCCCGCGCAGACACTGCGCCCCTACACAAAGTGGTACCGCCTCGACGAGCGCCATTCCCTCTCTGAGTTCAAGGGCGAGGGCATCGTTCTCTCCATCAttggcctcttcctcctcttccacctcttcgGCGCTGGCCGCAACCGcaccaaggccaagaaaTGGATCGAGGCCAACAACGCTCCCCTTGCCGCCGAGTTCGCCTCCGTGGGCTTTGACGGGATTCCGTCCTCTGAGACCAAGGTGGCTGAAATTCGCGAGAAGAGTCTCTTCGAGTTTGCTACCTACGCCACTGGCCGTGCCAACGTCGCCTTCGTCGATGTCAAGCTTACTCTTGTCAAGCGCTTCAACCCGCTCACCTCCATCTTCGAGGCCGCTCTTGGATTCTTCTGGGACAGCTTCCCCGCTCCCAAGGATGTCTGTGACGCTACCATCTATCCCTTTGATGGAAGAGAGACCCAGATTGTGCCCTCTATCCCCGGCGCTGGCGAGCTCCAGGCCAAGGACAAGAGCACCTATGACAACTTTGTTTGGGCTCTTGTTCACAAGGACCAGATGAAGCAAGTTCGCGATGATCGCTACGACCTGTCTCTTACCGTCACCAAGGACCACCCCAAGCTTCCCCAGTGGTTGACCGTCATGAGCGAGAGCGCCGAGATTACCGACCTTCTTTTGACCCCTGAGCTCATCAAGGCTGCCGAGAACGCTGGTGATTCTTTTGAGTATCTGATCATTTCTGACCAACCTGTTGAGCAGCCCAAGACGTGAGTTTCCTGGCTGCACTCCTTGTACTTGAGCTTTGGTTAACATGGACCCAAACAGGCTCGATGAGACGGTTCCCCGCAAGCGCATCTTCCTCCGCTACTCGCTGCCCTCCAACAATGACTacaccaacctcgtcccCATCTTCCAGTACTTCCTCCGCATCTCTGACCAGCTCGCCAAGTCGGCCCACTTCCGGCCcgaggttgtcaagaaggtcaaggcggTCCGTGAGGCCATGATCAAGAAGATccagaaggccgaggaggaggagaaggctgaggAGCGCGcgattgagaaggagaaggcgcgCAAGGCCAAGCGCGATGCTGAGCTGAATGCGCTGGACGCCAAGGGGCAGAAGAAGTATCTTGAGAAGGAGCGCGAGagggagttgaagaaggggacCAAGAAGATGACTACCCGTGCTTAGGGTGGCTGAAATGAATTTTTTGGGTAGCCGGTCGGGGGGGTGTGGTTTTTTGGGTTCGTTGGGGCGGCCGGGGGCTATGTCTGTATGTATAAAAAGGGGCACCGGACGGAtggatggaaaagggggatgaatgatggtgggttggggatggataTACGACTTGTTACTGTATAAAGTAATGTGTAAATTGACGCGATGTTACATTTCTTGTATCTCTTGCTCCATGCTTGCCGCTGAGTCGGCGATTGTGTAGTGTCTGTTGGTGTCCTGACGGCGACTTGTACAGCTGACAAACTCAGAATCAATGGACCAGAGTGATATGATGTCGGTGCTACAAAATGATGCCCGACATCCCGCTGGTGGTCCCCGGCCGGAGATATCCAGAAACGGACCCACTCACACCGAAGGGCAAGGTTAGGCAGGTCGGCGATGTGGAGGGACGGGATAAGTGGGGCCGGCGTTGGCCCCCAGAAAGCGGGATATGGTAAGTCGGCGACTGCTTTCTGGAAGAGCGAGACGGGAACTTATCCTCCTGGGGTTTCATATCTCAGCTGAGCTTAAGTTGGACATATAGCTGATCgtttcatcccatcttttttttttttttttttcggtttGGAGAGCTGGCTGTTTTTTGTAAACCCCTCAACCCAGTCAACTTTTACTCAGCAAGCAAAAGACGAGAACAAAAGACAAGATGTGCTTCGGATCTTCCTGCCCCAACTGCTGTTAGTACTTGTCAGGACTTTGTTGGATCCAGACCCCTGATGATTGCTGACATTGAGGATGGTATAGCTAAGCAATCCTGGCGAGGCTGCGGCTCCCACGTCCCCTCCGTTCTCGGGTCTGTTCCCGAGGATAAGTGGTGTACTTGGTATGTtcatctcccctccttcccccccccccctttccccctttccccctttccccctttccccctttcaCATCCATCCTGTCCATGATACACACAACCCCCATCTCACAGCCGTTGCCCATCCATTGCAATATTCTCAATAAATCGTCACGCATGACAAAGCTaacaaacccccccaaaagcGAACCCAAATTCACCGTCTCCGGCAAGGACTACCCACCCCAAGCCGGCCAAGGCAAACCCGCCGGCTCCTCTTCTGCCgatcaacaagaagaaacCCCCTCAGGTTCGGCCGCCCTGTCCTGGTTCACCAgttttcttggtggtggaggcaaGAAGTAACCATATTTCCCGTTTCCAGAGTTGAAGTAAACGACCGGCAAGCTTCTCATTATCGGCCCCTGAACCACCTACAAATATCTCGGGCATCTTCTGAAATCAAAAGCAATATTTGGCTAAAAAATCCAAGTCCACCCATCCAAAAATGCTGCTCATATAAATGCCTGTATAAAACCAAAGCtctgttgtgtgtgtgtgtgtgtgtgtgagagagagagagagagagagacataCATTACCACCAGGTACATACGCTCGCCCCCAACGTCTCTCCATTCTATACCCAATTTTTCATCGTTGTTGTATATAAAATTCTTTCATCTTCATTAACACCTTGTTGATCATGATACACCTTCCCCTCTACCACCCCTCTTATCTACCCATCATGTACCACTCCCCCTAACACCATCTAGCTCccgccctccctccccaaatccctctccaccatctgCAAATCCGGAAACCTCTTCTGGAAATCCCTAATataatcctccttctcccccgccgTCATCTTCAGCAACGCAGCCCCCCCATTCCCCGGTAAATCCACCGCCAACAACGCCTCTCTCTTAACAGGCGAAGCCGGCCTGTTTATCATCCCTCCACCCGCCTGTTGCTGTCCCAAGTGCACcggcttcggcggcggcgcagGCAACGCCTTCCCACCCGAACTCGTCCCCGGCCTCCCTCCTTTATCCCCAATGATACTGCCCGGTTTCCTCGGCACATACGGCGgtttctcctccccaaccccccccgatgatgatgtcgatggcCGATCAGTATGCTGTCCATACCCCTGCGCAGTCCTAACAACAGCACCCCGATTGCTCTCATCCAGCAAACTCTGCACCTTGCTCTGTATCGCCTGCGCCCTTGACgctccgccccctccccctcccccagctggTTTAGGAGGCGGGACtggaccaccacccccccctgAACCACTGCCCCGTTGCGCAACTCGCTGTCTATACTCCGCCTGCGCGGCAGCAACCCTGGCCTCCTCCTGCGCGAGCATCTGCGCTTCTTGCTCGCGCCTCATCTCAGGCGTCATCTCATCCTGGTCATGATCATCATCGCTATGCCCGCCCGTGGCTACCGATCCCGTAATGGGAGTCAAAACATCATGACGGTCGAGGTCTTTGAGCGGAGACGGCGTCCGGACGATAGGACCAGAGGAGGAATTCCCGCCTTCAAACCGCTTAAACGCATCGCCAAACTTGCTTGCGAGGATATTCTTCGCTCCGGCGCCGATGGAAGACAGACTCCCCCGCTTCGTGTGCTTATGGGActtgtccttcttggccGGTTCCGGGTCTTCGAGAGAGCGGAGAAAGTCAACGTTGGAGGCAATGTTTTTGTCTTCCTCCAGTTTGGGGGTCGACGGGCGGCTCCTGTCGAGGGAAAATCTTGGAGAGGGGGCTTGTTCCTTTTCGCGGAGAAAGTCCAGGTTGGATTCGAGGTGAGTGCTGATTGGTCTTGGGCGTGATGCAAGGTTCTCCAGGCTTGGTCGTCCGCCTTCTAGTGACGGCctcgaggaagaaggatgacgAACGTGGCCGGCCTGTAATGTGCCTTGATATGATGGCGTCCGGGAAACTGACCGAGCTGCTGGATCTCCGAGCGCCGAGGGAGCAAGACCGAGACCTGTCTCTGGAGCTCTGGGTACACTGGCTGCGCGGTGACCATCAGCAGGTGGGAATCGATACACTTGGTACGGCGAGGGTCCTTCCGCCGGCGGTGGCGATGTCATGGTGCCAGTCGACACCATGGTTGGTTTAGGAGTTGGCTGGTAAAGAGACTGCGGGGGTGAAGAAATTGCCTGCAGCTCGGGGGTGTTGGAAATGATGGTTGACGCCCGGCTGGCCCCAGGTTGTTTTGGTGGCGCAGAGGCAGACTTGACCGGAGGAGACACCCGTGATGGGTCTGCCGCCGCTGGATAGGGGTTGGCTCTGCTTCCGTCAATGGACTGCCGTTGGCTTGGTTGCGTTGGAATTGGCGAAGGCGAGGGCTTGATCTGGAAAGCCTCATCTGCCAACTTCTCCGCCACCCTTGTTGACAGATCCTTGGGTAATTGCGGCGACCCCTGGTCAAAGTCGAATTTGGACCCATGGTCATGTAGAAGCGAAAACTGATCAAGAGACGGGAATTTTGATGACAGTTCATCCCCGCCCTTGATTACTGGCCTCGCATCAAGCGCGGCAAAGGGATCTCCATTCGTCACCTTGGGTGACGTgactgttgctgttgtcggaGCACTGGGCTGGGCAGCCGGCACTCGGCCTCGCCTCATGCGCTCAATCTCGGGAATGACCTGCTGTTCCTGAGTGGCTTTCGGAGAAAACACGGCGCCAACAAGAGGCGGCGACGTGACCTTTTGCTGTAGTGATGAACTCTGTTTATGCTGATGAGGGTCTCCCTGCGACTTCCCCGAGTAAATCTAGATGTCTGAGTCAGCAACCGCCTTTCACTCTTCAATCTCAACAAGTGACTTACATCTTTGACTGGTGGCTCCCGGCCCTGCATTTTGCAGGCCTCACGGAGTACCTGATAAATATTCGGCCTGGCCTGCTGACTTTCACGCAGCATCCAGCCTAGCCAAGATCAGCTTCCAAAGTCAACTTTCCAAccttctctccccccccaaaataaaacaaaaaaaaaaaaaaaactcaccaaTAAGTCCCTTGAGCCTATCCGAAAAGGCAGGGTAACTAGGATATCTGAAACTGGCATTCAGAATAGCAAGCTGTCCCTGCTCCTCAAAAGGCGTGGTATAATAGCAAAGCTTGTACAGCAGCACGCCGAGCGCCCAAATGTCCGACTTCTCGTCAATCGGCTGTTTCCTGTAGACATCGACCATTTCCGGACTCCTGTACTGCATCGTGGTGTGTTTCTgaacatcctcatccatcaACCTGCACTCGACCACCGTCTGGGGAGCCGCGCgcggtgccgccgccgaacCAAAATCGCAGAGCTTGAACTTCCGGACAGACCCAACCATGGTGATTAGCACATTCTCGACCTTCAAGTCGCGGTGCAAAAGCGGCGGTCGGAGGTAATGCATGCAGGCCACGCCCTCAGCAACGTCGGCAAAAATGTTGAGAATCTCGGGTTCCGTCAGCCGGTGCTGCAGGCGCGTGTTCATAAAGTCGATCAGCCCGCCGCCGTTGCAGTACTCCATGAGCAAAAACACCTCGTACCCGCCGCCGCGCAGCTCCGATGCGTGAGAGTCGATATACGTGACAATGGCCTTGTGGCCCTTCAGGCGCTTCATGGTCTCGACCTCGGTGCGCATCCCCCGCAGCGATTCCTTGTCCGGGACGGCGACCCGCTTGAGCACGGCCAGGTCGGTCCCGTTGACGGGGGCGGCCAGCTTGACCAGATATACATGTGCGAAGCCGCCCTCGGAGAGGTATTTCTGAATCACCACGCGGTGGTTGCCGACCTGGATCTTGGTGCCGGGGGAGAAGGTGCCCGCCGGTGGTGCGCCGGGGACGCTCCCTGGTACGGGTGCCCCGTAAGGTACTGCGGGCCGTGCCGCTGCCGGCACCGCCGCCTGGCCGTACGAAGCCATGACCGTGAAATTCCTCCGATGGACAGCAGCGTGTGTTTGGTGAAGCTACGAGGTATCGGGGAACACGGGTTCAGGGCGGTCGGGACCgagaaaaagggggcggTCGACAGTCCGGGGCggtgagaggggagggaaaCAGCTGGACACGGGAGACGACGAACGGAAACGGGGAGCGACTGGTTCgcggggggggtgggagggagagggtggactTGGGCGGAGCAGGTTTTGGCTGGCAAGCGACTTTCAGGGCATCGATGGGGAATTCGATTtcgcgggggaggggttgctgcCTACGCTACGCGCCGCATGGCCGAGCAGTGGTCGGTTCAGCAGATATTGAATCTTGAGTGATcctcgaggatgacgacAAACGTTTGCTTTGGGAGACAGAGGCTGAATTCGATGTTTGTCGTGCTGCTCATCCAGGTACAAGTACCGCCTGAAAGACAGACAAATGCCAACGCCAATGCCAGGCAGGTCAGTGCTTACACCTCACTGCACACGGACAACTCAGGTGGAGCCAGCTGGCAAGGGATGGCTTGGCATTTCCCCAGACCCCCAGTTCATGGGGGGCCACTTTCAGGGGACGACGGGCCACTTCAGAAGGAGCCACATCAACGaaacacctccaccacaaccaacgCATCAAACTGTTAACATCTCGCGGCCTGATATTGTATACGCTTTTAGACTCAAAAAAGGACAAACCGATATAGCTTTGGACATGACTGATTAGGTGCGTACTCTAGTCTATATAGATTTCATCCCGAGAAAATAACTACGTCTCATCTTCACATTAATCATCTCCCAAACCAGATGCCACGGGCGATTCCCTCTCACCACAAGACATCATGCAAAATATGGTATCCAGTCATAAAATCCCCACAAGCCCACATTCCAACACACAACAACGCTCTGTACCAAATGCTTGCCCATgtacatcatcatcaacaagaggaaaagaaaagatggtCGACAGCTCAGAAAAAGGCTCCCAACATGCGTTTGCGTAAGGGGTTCTTTTCTTCAGGCTCGAAATTGACCGGATCCCTAAACTTGGCATCCGTCTTGAGATCAATCGCATGCAGAGGCGTCTGCAGCCTCCACTCTCCCGTCTTCACCTTCCACCCGAGCCAGAGAACAAACATCACTGGTGCGGCCAGGTAGCCCTTGAAGAACTTCTCAGCCGTTTCCGCCGCAGTAGCACCTGGTTTAGGCTATTATCAACAAAAAGAGTCAGCAGATATCACTATGatgaaggacaagaagatggAAAAACAGACCTTGGCGCAGACGTAGAAGGCGGCTGCGAGACAAACGCCGTTGAAAATGAGGGCAATCCAGCTTCCCCAGACACCACCTGATGGCTTGTATGGGACCAGGTCAAGGGACAAGCCTTGGACCTCCATAGCCTTCCGGAAGCGAATGTGCGCGAGGCAAATCGAGCCCCAGATGAAGAAATACGTCACGCCAGTGACGGCAAGAAGCCAGTCGAACAACTTCATACCCGCATCGTTCGGTGCCAGCCCGACATACGCAATCAAGGCAAACAGGAGGAGCACGATGGTGCAACGCATAGGACGGCCCTGCTTGTCGATTTTGGCCAGGTAAGTGGGTGCCATGCCAACTTGAGCCATCGCCTGGACAGTGCGAGTGAAACCAAACGACGACGAGTTGGCGACACTGATGACGGCGATAGTGATGACGCCGTTCATGATGTGTGGGAGCACCTTGATTCCAGCATCCTGGATCGCCAAAACGAATGGTGATGCTTTGCTGTTGGCGCCCTCTGATCCGAGGAGTCGGGGATCGTCGGATGGCAAAATCAGGCCCATGATGAATAGGTTGAGAATgtaaaagaaagagatgCGCCAAAAGACCTGCTTGCAGGCTTTGGGGACCGACTTCTCGGGGTTCTCTGATTCGGCCGCCGCGAGACCGGCCAGTTCGGTGCCGccgaaagagaaagaagcgATCACAAACACGCTGGCAAAGCCCTCAAAGCCGTTCCTAAAAGCACCCGGGTCGCTCCAGTATTCGCCGCCCAAGTATCCCTGCCTTCCCACAGCGCCCGTGTTGATGACGATGCCGAGTATGATGAAGCCGCTGCAGGCTATGatcttgatgatgctgaggaCACATTCGACTGTGTTTTCGTGTCAGAACGCGAGCTCCTTGCTGTGCTCTAGTGGGGACACAAACCTTCGCCATATCCTCGAACTCCAAATATTTGAATAAATGCCAGTACTACCAGAAACACCGTCACCCATACTCCCATGTTAATTGTGTCGTTCCAAAATTGTATCGTGATCGAGGCCGCAATAAGCTCAAAAGGAAGGATGATCAGCCAGGTTAGAGCGTAGCCCCAGCCGATGGCAAAGCCCCTGAGACATGACAGTTAGCGATCACCAGTCTATCACGTATAAAAATAACAGTGAACTTGCCATGTTGGGTCGAGAAATCTTAAGCAGTGTTCGAAAAAGGCGCCATTGGAAGGATAGACGACCGAGAGCTCGGCGAGAGCCTGACAAGTAAACAACATCATTATTCCGATGAGAGTGTAGCATATAAGCTTGGAGAAAAGTTAGCTCGAGTCGGCTCTGTTAACAAGATAAATGCACTCACCACGCTGCCTGGTCCACCTGCACTCAACGCTGCCCCAGACCCAATGAAGAGACCAGCGCCAATCGCACCACCTGGAAGAGAACGATATTGTCAGAACAGTACCACCGTCCGCAAGCTGGGGACATACCCATGGCAATCATTTGAAGATGCCTGTTCTTGAGGGACTTCTTGAGCTGGTTGTTCTCGACCGGGGTCAGTatccccatctcctcgtccCGGCTGCTGGAGCGGGAAGCATTGCCCCGCGCTATCGCCTTGGTGCCGGCCTCGTCTGGTGTAGTCATGTCGTCGTTTCTTGCTTTTGATGAgcgtggttgttggggtggtcTCGGAACAAAAAAATTGTGACATAAATGGCCTGAGCGAGGAAGGCCAGCAGAGCAGACAAGGAGGGGGATAGCGGGCTATTAGTATCCATGGTGATGCCGCCACCAGAATGATAACGAGAATTATGGTTTGGAATCTAGCAAGCCAAAACCCCTTGGCGCTATACTGGTGTTTACTGGCATGGAAGATAGCAGAAGATAGATTGGTGAACTCTTGATATTGGCCCCCGTACAAGTCGTCCGCCGTCGGGATTGGGTTGGTAGACGGGGAGGACTAGAAAATGCCCTCCGGTTTCCATTCTGGGCCGGATCACAGACTTGTTCTCTCGGAGGGACCGAGTAGATCTCTGTTATCAGGGCAAAGGTGCCGGTCGAGTGTTCTGTGGGTCGGAGATGGATATAAGGTTTGGACGATGCAATGACACTATCCTGACAGGACCCCAGGTCTCCGCTGTTCCCCCGCCAGGGTTGCCAGTTCGAATGCCATTCCATCTTGACAGGACCCTTCCTGCCGATCGATGGAACCAAACCAAAGCGTTCGGTCTATGAAGTGTCGAGCTGGCTACTTCTTGATGGTCAGGTTACCACGTCTCACTGAACCAGAAACGGTCTTTGGCAGTTCGTTCTCCGTCTTCCTTTTCAAGTGTTGGATCATGAACCAAGTGTTTGCTCAACCGGTCAAGTCAATCTAGTCTCTGATAATCATATCCCAGAGTGATGATTCGAACGGCAACTAAGTGATAGGAGAATCGGACGTACGCAAACCTCTCTGAGAACctggaagagaaga of Podospora pseudopauciseta strain CBS 411.78 chromosome 7 map unlocalized CBS411.78m_7, whole genome shotgun sequence contains these proteins:
- a CDS encoding uncharacterized protein (EggNog:ENOG503P1MT; COG:D), with protein sequence MSRTTTLRKYGKSERKTRAEQLFEALPTSPPTTRKAKVEVESHEVTRITKQLVSVTLDEKVVIQDNEEIPSTTPTPPSSPPPPPPPEQQPSTPKQPQSPPPRRRIAPTPVPKDEPVPGRLPQKPSQPYSEEEDSTFHSDTSSTSSTLRTLTWSEICPPSNTIEKIAEASYAEVYRITNTLGTSIIKVIRLDSPIKPQTKAQSRSGLVDEEPHTDEDMLGELQISERLADIPGFVIYKERYIAQGKAPRSLLETHQAFYRREKRKDPDRLQWYPSPSRYLDETRFLVVELGDAGTALEDFEITTSEQLWDIFLHTAIALARAEDLIEFEHRDLHEGNLCVRQARPPLSPGSGYRFNNSGLEVTILDYGLSRASDPDRPGGKVFMDLEKDLSIFTSEHAPQCEVYRGMRSFLLRGDRGILGPKYHTTAYELPAGAVKRRKGSKRRVDWGGYYPYTNVLWLDYIYGWMVENFRGEAKVLRGWEEETRELRVHLDPGQPREVMSFGGAGEVVRFAVEAGWVGEGQLMDGGGSYLSGAGAGDGGEDKKEESESEESERGSRGEEEEEEEEEEEEEEQERQSKRSVRPCRRRQA
- a CDS encoding uncharacterized protein (COG:S; EggNog:ENOG503NWBR), producing the protein MANVIGNLFGGQKPLNPDPVKGGDSDFADFKEGAEPSPIPFTPVSNTLTGAQPAQTLRPYTKWYRLDERHSLSEFKGEGIVLSIIGLFLLFHLFGAGRNRTKAKKWIEANNAPLAAEFASVGFDGIPSSETKVAEIREKSLFEFATYATGRANVAFVDVKLTLVKRFNPLTSIFEAALGFFWDSFPAPKDVCDATIYPFDGRETQIVPSIPGAGELQAKDKSTYDNFVWALVHKDQMKQVRDDRYDLSLTVTKDHPKLPQWLTVMSESAEITDLLLTPELIKAAENAGDSFEYLIISDQPVEQPKTLDETVPRKRIFLRYSLPSNNDYTNLVPIFQYFLRISDQLAKSAHFRPEVVKKVKAVREAMIKKIQKAEEEEKAEERAIEKEKARKAKRDAELNALDAKGQKKYLEKERERELKKGTKKMTTRA
- a CDS encoding uncharacterized protein (EggNog:ENOG503P8SS); this translates as MCFGSSCPNCSKQSWRGCGSHVPSVLGSVPEDKWCTCEPKFTVSGKDYPPQAGQGKPAGSSSADQQEETPSGSAALSWFTSFLGGGGKK
- the AKL1 gene encoding Ark- serine/threonine protein kinase (COG:T; EggNog:ENOG503NW5N) yields the protein MASYGQAAVPAAARPAVPYGAPVPGSVPGAPPAGTFSPGTKIQVGNHRVVIQKYLSEGGFAHVYLVKLAAPVNGTDLAVLKRVAVPDKESLRGMRTEVETMKRLKGHKAIVTYIDSHASELRGGGYEVFLLMEYCNGGGLIDFMNTRLQHRLTEPEILNIFADVAEGVACMHYLRPPLLHRDLKVENVLITMVGSVRKFKLCDFGSAAAPRAAPQTVVECRLMDEDVQKHTTMQYRSPEMVDVYRKQPIDEKSDIWALGVLLYKLCYYTTPFEEQGQLAILNASFRYPSYPAFSDRLKGLIGWMLRESQQARPNIYQVLREACKMQGREPPVKDIYSGKSQGDPHQHKQSSSLQQKVTSPPLVGAVFSPKATQEQQVIPEIERMRRGRVPAAQPSAPTTATVTSPKVTNGDPFAALDARPVIKGGDELSSKFPSLDQFSLLHDHGSKFDFDQGSPQLPKDLSTRVAEKLADEAFQIKPSPSPIPTQPSQRQSIDGSRANPYPAAADPSRVSPPVKSASAPPKQPGASRASTIISNTPELQAISSPPQSLYQPTPKPTMVSTGTMTSPPPAEGPSPYQVYRFPPADGHRAASVPRAPETGLGLAPSALGDPAARSVSRTPSYQGTLQAGHVRHPSSSRPSLEGGRPSLENLASRPRPISTHLESNLDFLREKEQAPSPRFSLDRSRPSTPKLEEDKNIASNVDFLRSLEDPEPAKKDKSHKHTKRGSLSSIGAGAKNILASKFGDAFKRFEGGNSSSGPIVRTPSPLKDLDRHDVLTPITGSVATGGHSDDDHDQDEMTPEMRREQEAQMLAQEEARVAAAQAEYRQRVAQRGSGSGGGGGPVPPPKPAGGGGGGGASRAQAIQSKVQSLLDESNRGAVVRTAQGYGQHTDRPSTSSSGGVGEEKPPYVPRKPGSIIGDKGGRPGTSSGGKALPAPPPKPVHLGQQQAGGGMINRPASPVKREALLAVDLPGNGGAALLKMTAGEKEDYIRDFQKRFPDLQMVERDLGREGGS
- a CDS encoding uncharacterized protein (EggNog:ENOG503NUN0; COG:E), which encodes MMLFTCQALAELSVVYPSNGAFFEHCLRFLDPTWGFAIGWGYALTWLIILPFELIAASITIQFWNDTINMGVWVTVFLVVLAFIQIFGVRGYGEVECVLSIIKIIACSGFIILGIVINTGAVGRQGYLGGEYWSDPGAFRNGFEGFASVFVIASFSFGGTELAGLAAAESENPEKSVPKACKQVFWRISFFYILNLFIMGLILPSDDPRLLGSEGANSKASPFVLAIQDAGIKVLPHIMNGVITIAVISVANSSSFGFTRTVQAMAQVGMAPTYLAKIDKQGRPMRCTIVLLLFALIAYVGLAPNDAGMKLFDWLLAVTGVTYFFIWGSICLAHIRFRKAMEVQGLSLDLVPYKPSGGVWGSWIALIFNGVCLAAAFYVCAKPKPGATAAETAEKFFKGYLAAPVMFVLWLGWKVKTGEWRLQTPLHAIDLKTDAKFRDPVNFEPEEKNPLRKRMLGAFF